A region from the Terriglobia bacterium genome encodes:
- the pth gene encoding aminoacyl-tRNA hydrolase produces MKLIVGLGNPGIEYQFTPHNIGFLAVDRIAEQCGVMVDNRHCKALTARSRIGNEEILLAKPETYMNLSGMSVLELVRKYEVEPEKDLIVIYDELDLPLGMIRVRARGSSAGHNGMQSIIDALQTEELARIRIGVAPDDPRKGGAKYILAPFRKSQMVAVDEALDLTAQAVNVALSEGILIAMNRFNRKNKPEDPAEES; encoded by the coding sequence GTGAAGCTGATCGTCGGGCTGGGAAATCCCGGTATCGAATACCAGTTCACGCCGCACAATATCGGCTTTCTCGCGGTAGACCGCATCGCCGAGCAATGCGGCGTAATGGTGGACAACCGGCATTGTAAGGCGCTGACGGCGCGCAGCAGGATCGGCAATGAAGAGATTCTGCTGGCCAAGCCGGAAACCTACATGAACCTGAGCGGCATGTCGGTCCTGGAGCTGGTCAGGAAGTATGAAGTGGAGCCGGAGAAGGACCTGATCGTGATTTATGACGAGCTGGACCTTCCTCTGGGGATGATCCGCGTACGGGCGCGAGGGTCGTCGGCCGGGCACAACGGAATGCAGTCCATCATTGACGCGCTGCAGACTGAAGAACTGGCCAGGATCAGGATCGGTGTTGCGCCTGACGATCCGAGAAAAGGCGGGGCGAAGTACATACTCGCGCCGTTCCGCAAATCGCAGATGGTTGCGGTGGATGAAGCGCTGGACCTGACGGCGCAAGCGGTGAACGTGGCTTTGAGCGAAGGAATCCTCATCGCCATGAACCGGTTTAATCGCAAGAACAAGCCGGAAGATCCGGCGGAAGAAAGTTGA